In one Granulicella aggregans genomic region, the following are encoded:
- a CDS encoding TetR/AcrR family transcriptional regulator, with the protein MPEQRLGGKIETYTHVYMLANIQSVQKKMKKQTNSQSDTSPRRKPNEDAKPARRLRQGERTQATRTALLASAERIFARDGFEAARIEDIALDAGRTRGAFYANFDGKAEIFIALRSITFRRVRSEVSALLANVRGKKARERRVALYLLEQIHDSQSLLLQLEFKLFAIRHPEMRAEMAKRHLDALMPDEMEELPREFSFDERAPLEQPRRGLAIEALLEGFAVSALFSPEVMNRDVLAQTIPPLASILLSDWLRGSRS; encoded by the coding sequence GTGCCAGAACAGCGGCTCGGCGGTAAAATAGAAACATACACGCATGTATATATGCTTGCGAACATCCAATCGGTGCAAAAAAAAATGAAAAAACAAACCAATTCGCAATCCGACACCAGCCCTCGTCGCAAGCCAAATGAGGATGCAAAGCCTGCCCGTCGCCTGCGCCAAGGTGAGCGGACACAGGCGACCCGGACGGCACTGCTCGCCTCCGCGGAGCGAATTTTCGCGCGCGATGGCTTTGAGGCGGCACGGATCGAAGACATCGCGCTGGACGCTGGGCGCACTCGTGGAGCGTTCTACGCCAACTTCGACGGCAAGGCGGAGATATTCATCGCGCTGCGAAGTATTACGTTCCGGCGTGTCAGGTCCGAGGTAAGCGCCCTGCTCGCGAACGTTAGAGGGAAGAAAGCTCGTGAGAGACGAGTCGCTCTCTATCTCCTGGAACAGATCCACGATTCACAGAGTCTTCTGCTCCAACTCGAGTTCAAATTGTTCGCCATCCGTCATCCGGAGATGCGGGCGGAAATGGCGAAGCGCCACCTCGATGCCCTGATGCCCGACGAGATGGAAGAGCTTCCAAGAGAGTTCAGTTTCGACGAAAGAGCCCCACTTGAGCAACCACGCAGGGGCCTTGCCATCGAGGCGCTGCTGGAGGGATTTGCCGTCAGCGCTCTCTTCAGTCCCGAGGTCATGAATCGCGACGTTCTGGCGCAAACCATCCCACCCTTGGCGTCGATTCTCTTGAGTGACTGGTTGCGAGGTTCCCGTTCCTAG
- a CDS encoding TetR/AcrR family transcriptional regulator: protein MMKKAATKTTTERSKTELRTELLLDRLLDAATRVFMEKGFDATSMGAIAKQAHASTETFYRHFPTKEELFERVLLRRTEFLKGELNSVLLSEDVPEKALTAFGELGLSLLLAPQALSLHRILVMEKGRFPHIVASFHSQGPQRVQAALASYLAGQVKRGRLRKTNTHVAARQFFDLVIPEFHFAMELRSTPAPTKAEMRQRVKEAIDCFLHGYGSTG from the coding sequence ATGATGAAGAAGGCGGCCACAAAGACGACAACGGAACGGTCGAAGACCGAGCTTCGTACGGAATTGCTCCTAGACCGACTGCTCGATGCAGCAACCCGGGTGTTTATGGAAAAGGGCTTCGATGCAACGAGCATGGGGGCAATTGCCAAACAGGCCCATGCCTCCACGGAGACGTTCTATCGCCACTTCCCGACTAAGGAAGAACTCTTTGAAAGGGTGCTGCTTCGCCGTACCGAGTTTCTCAAGGGAGAGCTAAACTCAGTTCTCCTGTCCGAGGACGTCCCGGAAAAAGCACTTACCGCTTTCGGTGAGCTCGGTCTGTCGCTTCTGCTTGCTCCTCAAGCGCTCTCCCTTCACCGTATCCTCGTGATGGAAAAGGGGCGTTTCCCACACATCGTCGCATCATTTCATTCCCAAGGTCCGCAACGAGTGCAGGCCGCTCTTGCGTCCTACCTTGCAGGGCAGGTGAAGAGGGGGAGATTGCGGAAGACGAATACCCATGTCGCCGCGCGCCAGTTCTTCGACCTTGTCATCCCGGAGTTCCACTTCGCTATGGAACTCCGCTCCACACCGGCTCCAACGAAGGCGGAGATGCGGCAGCGGGTGAAGGAGGCGATTGACTGCTTCTTGCATGGATATGGTTCAACTGGCTAG
- a CDS encoding purine-cytosine permease family protein produces MIAEPAAIRSEPSAVEHFSIEPIPIKLKTVRWPDLFLLVSNFLINPSTILIGGLAVVSGLSFWSTIVTCTIGILVVFVGYIVMATVGVDYGLTGQVTCRMVFGIRGAKWLPSTMRTLASTYWFAVQTVIAASVIAAVLRQTTGRQYSLVWIGLSLAATQVILALFGYSWLKMLSRFGMPIKLGGIVYLFWLLMHVKANSYRPSSVFQFHARSGWNYALCAVWFGNIVAAWLTMITDAADFCRYTRSRTDMWWGTMLAAFLATAFSVSLGAYGAAASLGREANPFSLAAEVDPHWRTLLILLVVIALDETTINVLNVYTGGLSLSNVFERLGRFWNTLLVGIVSTVLAGFPVLLTRLVPFTTMLGNLFAPLAGVLIAHYVFIERMQVDVAALYDPAGRYSYWHGVNRSAMVWCVLGFGFYYVLPVSALPPLLTPLFTGGGYLLTERLQTHAKLSFRIKCRSLQRFSGRLWCKRPE; encoded by the coding sequence ATGATCGCCGAACCGGCTGCAATCCGATCAGAACCATCCGCGGTGGAGCACTTCTCGATCGAACCGATCCCGATCAAGCTGAAGACCGTTCGCTGGCCTGATCTTTTCCTCCTCGTCAGCAATTTCCTAATCAATCCGTCGACCATCCTGATCGGTGGCCTTGCAGTCGTCTCAGGACTATCGTTCTGGTCGACCATAGTGACCTGCACGATCGGTATTCTCGTCGTCTTCGTGGGATACATCGTCATGGCGACGGTCGGTGTTGATTATGGACTGACCGGGCAGGTCACCTGCCGCATGGTCTTTGGCATTCGCGGGGCCAAGTGGCTGCCATCGACAATGCGCACCCTTGCGTCAACCTATTGGTTCGCCGTGCAGACGGTGATCGCCGCTTCGGTCATCGCTGCTGTGTTGCGTCAGACGACAGGACGCCAATATTCGCTTGTATGGATTGGGCTGTCCTTGGCTGCAACGCAGGTTATCCTTGCGCTCTTCGGGTATAGCTGGCTGAAGATGCTGTCACGGTTCGGTATGCCGATCAAACTTGGCGGCATCGTTTATCTCTTCTGGTTACTGATGCATGTGAAGGCAAACAGTTATCGGCCGTCCTCCGTCTTTCAGTTTCATGCGCGCTCTGGTTGGAACTATGCCCTCTGCGCCGTCTGGTTCGGCAATATAGTTGCGGCATGGCTTACCATGATCACCGATGCGGCGGACTTCTGCCGTTATACGCGCAGCCGCACCGATATGTGGTGGGGGACCATGCTGGCCGCGTTCCTGGCGACAGCGTTCTCCGTTTCGCTCGGTGCCTATGGCGCTGCGGCCTCGTTGGGCCGTGAAGCGAATCCATTCTCGCTGGCTGCCGAAGTAGACCCTCACTGGAGAACTTTGCTGATTTTGCTTGTCGTGATTGCGCTTGATGAAACCACCATCAACGTCTTGAACGTCTACACAGGAGGGCTGTCTCTAAGTAACGTATTTGAGAGACTCGGTCGATTCTGGAATACACTTCTGGTCGGTATAGTCAGCACCGTTCTAGCCGGCTTTCCGGTATTGCTCACTCGCCTTGTTCCCTTCACGACGATGCTGGGAAACCTCTTCGCTCCCCTTGCCGGCGTCCTGATCGCCCACTATGTGTTCATCGAGCGGATGCAGGTCGATGTCGCTGCACTTTATGATCCCGCCGGCCGCTATAGCTACTGGCACGGCGTCAACCGCTCGGCGATGGTCTGGTGCGTCTTAGGATTCGGCTTCTATTACGTCCTCCCGGTTTCGGCGTTACCGCCCCTACTCACACCCTTGTTCACAGGCGGAGGCTATTTATTAACGGAACGCTTGCAGACACATGCAAAGCTGAGTTTTAGGATCAAGTGCCGCTCGCTCCAAAGGTTCTCTGGGCGGCTCTGGTGCAAACGGCCAGAGTGA
- a CDS encoding nucleoside hydrolase, producing MRKALLSNPQSVIFDTDPSPDDAVAFLAALASPTEIEVLAITTVAGNVPVELTSKNALKALALAGRSDIPVYKGASGPLVRGLITAEHVHGRTGFDGYDLPEPHTALQAEFAPDAIVTMVMSRPAGSVTLCCLAPLTNIALAFEREPRLAQHLAGIVLMGGAMSEGGNISPAAEFNFFVDPEAASRVFSSGIAITMIPLDCTHQALLTDARLEVLRTMGTAVGTAFYHLMEFNKRFDRAKYGWPGGPLHDATVTAYLLKPELFTGRKVFVDIERSSPLTLGASVVDWWGVTGKPPNALVLRTIDADGYFHLIFDRLSRFQSKP from the coding sequence ATGAGGAAGGCTTTATTGTCCAATCCCCAGAGCGTAATCTTCGATACTGATCCGTCGCCGGATGATGCCGTCGCCTTCCTTGCCGCACTCGCCTCCCCGACAGAGATTGAAGTGCTTGCCATCACAACGGTCGCGGGAAACGTACCTGTCGAACTTACTTCGAAGAACGCACTGAAAGCCCTGGCGCTTGCAGGTCGAAGTGACATTCCTGTATACAAGGGAGCTTCCGGGCCATTGGTTCGCGGCCTGATCACGGCGGAGCACGTTCATGGCCGAACGGGTTTCGACGGCTACGATCTCCCGGAACCGCACACCGCGCTTCAGGCTGAGTTCGCGCCCGATGCGATTGTCACCATGGTGATGTCTCGTCCCGCAGGGTCGGTCACCCTATGCTGTCTAGCGCCTCTGACCAATATCGCGTTGGCATTCGAGCGTGAGCCGCGTCTTGCACAACATCTTGCCGGGATCGTCTTGATGGGCGGCGCGATGTCCGAGGGTGGGAACATCTCGCCCGCGGCAGAGTTCAACTTTTTTGTCGATCCGGAAGCGGCTTCAAGAGTTTTCAGCAGCGGCATCGCCATTACAATGATCCCGCTGGACTGCACACACCAGGCGCTGCTCACAGATGCCCGACTCGAGGTATTACGAACAATGGGTACCGCTGTCGGTACGGCCTTTTATCACCTTATGGAGTTCAATAAGCGCTTTGATCGCGCCAAGTACGGATGGCCGGGCGGACCTCTACACGATGCCACGGTGACAGCCTATCTGCTCAAACCCGAGTTGTTCACGGGGCGCAAGGTCTTTGTAGATATCGAGCGCAGCAGTCCGCTGACGCTCGGCGCAAGCGTCGTCGATTGGTGGGGAGTGACTGGTAAGCCGCCCAATGCACTGGTTCTGCGTACGATCGATGCAGACGGTTATTTCCATCTTATCTTCGATCGTCTAAGCCGTTTTCAGTCCAAACCTTAG
- a CDS encoding nucleoside hydrolase has translation MTSSRRTILIDTDTASDDAVALIMAIRSPRVDIAAITTVAGNVPVDQATRNALYTVELCGAKVPVYTGAAKPLLRELETAEWFHGLDGLSDHGFAPAARVAEPIHAVDAIIATVLANPGVEIITLGPLTNLAVAIAREPRIIANIARCVVMGGAPCCEGNVTPAAEFNIWVDPEAARIVFLSGLRIEMIGWQLSRFDAALQDADIKRIGALNTPLADFAIRCNSAAAAAYQVQTGEVGISLPDPIAMAILLDPRLSLSSSRHFVSIETNSEMTRGMTIVDRLGVTTDQRNHLVWKDVLASAVPSDICWELDIAGWKKALADSLR, from the coding sequence ATGACCTCAAGCCGCCGCACTATTCTGATCGATACGGACACCGCCTCCGATGACGCTGTAGCGCTCATCATGGCCATTCGATCGCCGCGCGTGGATATCGCGGCAATCACTACCGTTGCCGGCAATGTCCCGGTCGATCAGGCGACGCGCAACGCCCTCTACACGGTGGAACTCTGCGGTGCGAAGGTTCCCGTCTATACGGGTGCGGCCAAACCTCTTCTTCGCGAGCTCGAGACAGCTGAGTGGTTCCACGGACTTGATGGACTGAGTGATCACGGTTTTGCACCAGCGGCACGGGTTGCCGAGCCAATCCACGCAGTCGACGCGATCATTGCGACCGTCCTTGCGAACCCGGGCGTTGAAATCATCACCCTCGGCCCATTGACAAACCTGGCCGTTGCCATCGCACGGGAACCTCGCATTATCGCCAACATAGCCCGCTGCGTCGTAATGGGCGGCGCGCCCTGCTGTGAGGGTAACGTCACTCCGGCCGCTGAATTTAACATTTGGGTCGACCCGGAGGCCGCGCGCATCGTCTTCCTCTCCGGTCTGCGGATTGAGATGATTGGCTGGCAGCTCTCGCGCTTCGATGCCGCGCTTCAGGACGCCGACATCAAACGTATAGGCGCTCTCAACACTCCCCTTGCGGACTTCGCTATCCGCTGCAACAGCGCCGCCGCCGCCGCTTATCAGGTTCAAACAGGCGAGGTGGGTATCTCTCTCCCGGATCCCATCGCCATGGCGATCCTCCTCGATCCCCGCCTCAGTCTGTCCTCAAGCAGGCACTTCGTCAGCATTGAAACCAACAGCGAAATGACGCGCGGAATGACGATCGTCGATCGACTTGGAGTCACGACCGATCAACGCAATCACCTCGTTTGGAAAGATGTGCTGGCAAGCGCCGTGCCAAGCGACATCTGCTGGGAACTCGACATAGCAGGCTGGAAGAAGGCTCTCGCCGACTCGCTTCGCTAA
- a CDS encoding response regulator, which produces MKAKALVVGSFTDERPKARFPIGGVDPRSRNTYVIFTEDSRDRMNQMSDPFLIFIVDDESSIAETTAHILHWEGFHCAPFSDTLDLIDHCAATPPNLVISDIIMPQMSGFDLETRLRDTHPQCKILLFTG; this is translated from the coding sequence TTGAAGGCGAAAGCGCTCGTCGTTGGCAGCTTCACAGATGAACGGCCAAAGGCGAGGTTTCCGATAGGTGGGGTTGACCCGCGTAGTAGAAACACTTATGTGATTTTCACCGAAGACAGCAGAGACCGAATGAACCAGATGTCCGATCCCTTCCTTATCTTCATCGTGGACGATGAATCTTCAATTGCAGAAACAACCGCACACATCCTTCACTGGGAAGGGTTTCACTGCGCTCCTTTTAGCGATACCTTGGATCTGATCGATCATTGTGCCGCTACACCACCCAACCTTGTCATCTCGGACATCATCATGCCCCAGATGAGCGGTTTCGACCTGGAAACCCGACTGCGCGACACTCATCCGCAATGCAAGATCCTTCTGTTTACCGGCTAG
- a CDS encoding putative bifunctional diguanylate cyclase/phosphodiesterase produces MGDHLQGSWINLVLLGLLITFFGVQQRNRPQLYFRFWFAGWLLIFLSFISNELKFADPKASLLNELFRLDTVFLGGAAFVISFVVKGGKVLKPLLLGIAVTVPGCLVIDLNAIGHTSYWLLCLLIVIGQASSLLVNLYLPMRWRRVRSLGIALCIVFCAATLHVAKDSASLHEWIMCEIFLYAGLLYAGTYRRLSIEWMAGTIGFIAWSGSYLLIAPLKVHPTALALLWQFWSLPKYVVSFAMTLRIFDGARADIAKLADGYKLLYEDFRLLYENHPLPMWIYDKDSLRFLSVNSAACSGYGFTKEQFLDKTVSDLVVEEDTDGSEEILTNSLRQHLQYGRHRLSDGRVISVEMTEREIQFANRSAGFVLAIDVTEREELNRKLVYRAQHDVLTGLPNRLLLEDRLAQSLERANRDNTHVALFTVDVDRFKLVNDTFGHGVGDECLKKIAKRLSGRVRKADTIARTGGEEFTIIVGGVVDPDDVEVMAENLLRLFDAPLCIPGQELKVSISIGVSLYPADAVDADNLRIKSDQALFYAKRNGRNRFAIASEEVCASFNDALAAERAVRNALRDDGFELHYQPIYDREGVASRFEALLRMKPSCPEVLPPAMFIPIAEESGLILAIGSWVIRQVCAQLVAWRDVADTRVCVAINVSARQLAQKEFAARILEILREHDLSPSSIEFELTETALMSEPELIKDSMAKLASAGIQFAIDDFGTGYSSLARLADLPIATLKIDRSFVVQLNRTNRRNGIVTSIIQMAETMGVSVVAEGVEDEIQLSLLRGRGCDYFQGYYLSKPMQVETLTNAFEEQSQLLLRHPNFDAQDTSRSHCGREPLLINPE; encoded by the coding sequence GTGGGAGATCATTTGCAGGGATCATGGATCAATCTCGTCCTGCTAGGCCTGCTGATTACGTTCTTTGGTGTGCAGCAGCGGAATCGCCCGCAGTTGTACTTCCGGTTCTGGTTTGCCGGCTGGCTGCTGATCTTTCTCAGTTTCATTTCGAACGAACTGAAATTTGCAGACCCTAAAGCTTCTCTCCTCAACGAGCTATTTCGTCTCGATACCGTCTTTCTAGGCGGTGCCGCGTTCGTAATCTCGTTCGTGGTGAAGGGAGGCAAGGTACTGAAGCCCCTTCTCCTGGGCATAGCTGTCACTGTGCCTGGATGCCTAGTGATCGACCTTAACGCGATAGGACATACTTCTTACTGGTTGCTGTGCCTGCTGATTGTGATCGGTCAAGCTTCCTCGCTCCTTGTGAATCTATATCTGCCCATGCGGTGGAGGCGCGTTCGAAGCTTGGGCATTGCCCTCTGTATAGTTTTCTGTGCGGCGACATTGCACGTTGCAAAGGACAGCGCCTCCCTCCATGAATGGATCATGTGCGAGATCTTCCTCTATGCTGGCTTGCTGTATGCGGGGACGTATCGTCGTCTAAGCATTGAGTGGATGGCTGGAACTATCGGTTTCATCGCTTGGTCTGGTTCGTATCTGTTGATCGCCCCCCTAAAAGTGCATCCCACCGCCCTCGCGTTGCTCTGGCAGTTCTGGAGTCTGCCGAAGTATGTTGTCAGCTTCGCGATGACCCTCCGGATCTTCGACGGCGCACGCGCCGACATCGCAAAGCTGGCCGATGGGTATAAGTTGCTGTACGAAGACTTCCGCCTTCTCTATGAAAACCATCCTCTCCCAATGTGGATCTATGACAAAGATTCCCTGAGGTTTCTTTCAGTAAACTCGGCCGCTTGCTCGGGCTATGGATTCACCAAGGAGCAATTCCTCGATAAAACAGTCTCTGATCTGGTTGTAGAGGAAGATACCGACGGATCAGAGGAAATTCTAACCAACTCTCTTAGACAGCATCTTCAGTATGGGCGCCACCGGCTCAGTGACGGTAGAGTCATCTCGGTGGAGATGACCGAGCGGGAGATTCAATTCGCCAATAGGTCTGCGGGATTCGTGCTCGCCATAGATGTCACGGAGCGTGAAGAACTAAACCGCAAGCTGGTATACCGCGCACAGCATGACGTGCTAACCGGGTTGCCGAACCGATTGTTGTTGGAAGATCGTTTGGCCCAGAGTCTCGAACGCGCTAATCGTGACAACACGCACGTCGCTCTCTTCACCGTCGATGTGGATCGTTTCAAGCTGGTCAACGATACCTTTGGGCACGGGGTCGGAGACGAATGTCTGAAGAAGATCGCTAAGCGGCTAAGTGGCCGCGTCCGGAAGGCGGACACGATCGCCAGGACTGGGGGCGAAGAGTTCACGATTATTGTTGGCGGGGTAGTCGATCCGGACGATGTAGAGGTTATGGCAGAAAATCTTCTCCGCCTCTTCGACGCTCCTTTGTGTATTCCTGGGCAGGAACTTAAGGTCTCGATCAGCATAGGTGTCTCCCTTTATCCAGCCGACGCAGTGGATGCGGACAACCTGCGGATAAAGTCGGATCAAGCGTTGTTCTATGCAAAGCGTAACGGACGCAACCGCTTTGCGATAGCCTCCGAAGAGGTGTGCGCTTCGTTCAACGACGCCCTGGCGGCAGAGCGAGCGGTACGCAACGCACTGAGAGACGATGGTTTTGAACTTCACTATCAGCCGATCTACGACAGGGAGGGAGTTGCCTCGAGGTTTGAGGCTCTGCTACGGATGAAGCCCTCATGCCCGGAAGTGTTACCTCCTGCTATGTTTATCCCAATCGCAGAAGAAAGCGGTCTAATTCTAGCGATCGGAAGCTGGGTCATCCGTCAGGTATGTGCCCAGTTGGTAGCGTGGCGAGACGTCGCCGATACCCGAGTGTGCGTTGCGATCAATGTGTCCGCGCGCCAGCTTGCGCAAAAAGAATTTGCCGCACGAATACTGGAGATACTGCGGGAGCATGACTTGTCCCCATCCTCCATTGAGTTTGAGCTGACCGAGACGGCCCTGATGTCCGAACCTGAACTGATCAAAGACAGCATGGCTAAGCTAGCCAGCGCAGGCATTCAGTTCGCGATCGACGACTTCGGCACAGGCTACTCTTCGCTGGCCCGCCTCGCGGACCTTCCGATTGCCACCCTGAAGATTGATCGGTCTTTTGTCGTTCAATTGAACCGAACTAACCGGAGGAACGGGATCGTAACATCTATCATTCAGATGGCAGAGACCATGGGCGTAAGCGTGGTCGCCGAAGGGGTGGAAGACGAGATCCAGCTAAGCCTCTTGCGGGGCCGCGGTTGCGACTACTTTCAGGGCTACTATCTGTCGAAGCCGATGCAGGTTGAAACGTTGACGAACGCTTTTGAGGAGCAAAGCCAACTCTTGCTCCGACACCCGAACTTCGATGCACAAGACACGTCTCGCAGCCACTGCGGAAGAGAGCCCTTACTCATAAATCCTGAATGA
- a CDS encoding IS6 family transposase, giving the protein MEELFAGRHFDREVIILCVRWYLRFKLSYRDLVEMMGERGLDLAHTTILRWVRRYVPEFIKHWNRFRKPVGRSWRVDETYIKVRGQWTYLYRAVDKAGQTVDFRLSKRRDVTAAKAFFRKAIRHEGRPPRTITLDGYAASHRAVREMKIDGVLPRRPRLRSSKYLNNLIEQDHRGIKSRTRPMLGFKSFSAAAVTIAGVELLRRIHKAQFSLSRLQLKDHAAPALWNAVLAA; this is encoded by the coding sequence ATGGAAGAGTTGTTTGCGGGTCGGCATTTCGACCGCGAGGTGATCATTCTATGTGTGCGTTGGTACCTTCGTTTCAAGCTGAGCTATCGTGATTTGGTCGAGATGATGGGCGAGCGCGGACTAGACCTTGCCCATACGACCATTCTGCGCTGGGTTCGGCGGTATGTCCCGGAGTTCATCAAGCACTGGAACCGGTTTCGCAAGCCTGTTGGCAGGTCCTGGCGAGTGGACGAAACCTATATCAAGGTACGCGGCCAGTGGACGTATCTGTATCGAGCCGTGGACAAGGCCGGTCAGACTGTTGACTTTCGGCTCAGCAAGAGACGGGACGTGACAGCAGCCAAGGCCTTCTTTCGTAAGGCCATCCGGCATGAGGGGCGGCCGCCGCGGACGATTACGTTGGACGGCTATGCCGCCTCGCATCGCGCGGTGCGCGAGATGAAGATCGACGGCGTGCTTCCAAGACGCCCAAGATTGCGATCATCGAAGTATCTGAACAACCTCATCGAACAGGATCATCGAGGCATCAAGTCAAGAACTCGCCCCATGCTTGGGTTCAAGAGCTTCTCCGCCGCTGCCGTCACGATTGCCGGAGTGGAACTGCTTCGTCGTATTCACAAGGCACAGTTCTCCCTCAGCCGCCTCCAACTCAAAGACCATGCTGCGCCCGCACTCTGGAATGCAGTGCTCGCTGCCTAA
- a CDS encoding VWA domain-containing protein has translation MFVRATLTALGILLSVPLAAQTPQPPFSLSVQVNEVTLEFHASDGHGLPLNDLKLADLHILDNGLSPVRVSQFQILRDVPLRLAFLFDTSDSMAGSLTRNRQIALQFIKSILRQSSDQAFIANFGTVSKSVQLWTNDEMTLESSLRHRSVYGERARPGTALYDAVHQTCQYQFAAADKASTSNLILLFSDGDDNASRFDLSDTVQACQHAHTAIYAFRTDSSVGASALAELSEKTGGRVFYDPSDSPTSESDSFDDLRQIEATQRNQYQLTYVPAEMRHDGRFHHVELNANDLQDHIEVRSGYYAPPR, from the coding sequence ATGTTCGTTCGTGCCACGCTGACTGCCCTTGGCATACTTCTGTCCGTGCCGCTAGCGGCTCAGACGCCCCAGCCACCCTTCTCACTATCTGTACAGGTGAACGAAGTAACTCTGGAGTTCCACGCCTCCGACGGCCACGGGCTTCCTCTCAACGACCTTAAACTGGCCGATCTCCATATCCTTGACAACGGCCTTTCCCCGGTGCGGGTCTCACAGTTCCAGATACTTCGCGACGTCCCCCTTCGTCTCGCATTCCTATTCGACACCAGCGACTCCATGGCGGGTTCTCTCACTCGCAATCGCCAGATCGCCCTGCAATTTATAAAGAGCATTCTGCGGCAGAGCAGCGATCAAGCTTTCATCGCCAACTTCGGCACCGTCTCAAAGTCAGTTCAGCTCTGGACCAACGACGAAATGACCTTGGAGTCCAGCCTGCGCCATCGTTCCGTGTACGGAGAGCGCGCACGCCCCGGAACCGCTCTCTATGATGCCGTACACCAGACCTGCCAATACCAGTTCGCCGCTGCGGACAAGGCATCGACCAGCAACCTCATTCTGCTCTTCTCTGATGGCGACGATAACGCCAGTCGCTTTGACCTCTCTGATACCGTTCAAGCCTGCCAGCACGCCCACACAGCCATCTACGCCTTCCGCACGGATAGCTCAGTCGGCGCATCGGCTCTCGCTGAGCTAAGTGAGAAGACCGGTGGCCGAGTCTTCTACGATCCCTCAGACTCTCCAACATCAGAGTCAGATAGCTTCGATGATCTCCGTCAGATCGAGGCCACCCAGCGGAACCAGTATCAGCTAACGTATGTTCCCGCCGAGATGCGACACGACGGACGGTTTCATCATGTCGAACTCAACGCGAACGATCTTCAGGATCACATTGAAGTGCGCTCCGGATACTATGCGCCGCCCCGCTGA
- a CDS encoding ABC transporter ATP-binding protein, whose protein sequence is MLELQHASKSYRGIPAVEDINFVLREGEVLGYLGPNGSGKSTTVKMVIGMIQPTRGKVLFAGHNIHDDLAAFRAQLGYVPEEAHVYTHLSGLEYLQLVGRLRGLEERVLELKARSLLQLLSLESAQHSSLSDYSKGMKQRVLLAAALLHNPRLIVFDEPLSGLDAVSARLFKDLLVLLAREGKAILYISHVLEVVEQVCDRVIVLAKGKIVADAPPRELTRLMELPTLESVFAQLVRQADTQRVAGQVVEVMKVLHD, encoded by the coding sequence ATGCTCGAACTTCAACACGCTTCCAAAAGCTACCGCGGCATACCCGCAGTCGAGGACATCAACTTTGTCCTCAGAGAGGGCGAGGTGCTCGGCTATCTCGGCCCCAATGGCTCGGGTAAGTCAACCACGGTCAAGATGGTCATCGGGATGATTCAGCCTACAAGGGGAAAGGTCCTCTTCGCAGGCCACAACATTCATGACGATCTGGCGGCCTTTAGGGCGCAGTTGGGTTATGTACCCGAGGAGGCGCACGTCTACACGCATCTTTCCGGGCTGGAGTATCTGCAACTGGTGGGCCGGTTGCGCGGACTGGAGGAACGGGTTCTAGAGTTGAAGGCCCGCTCCCTGCTGCAACTGCTCTCGCTTGAGAGCGCCCAGCACTCTTCTCTGTCGGACTATTCGAAAGGCATGAAACAGAGAGTACTTCTTGCTGCCGCGTTGCTGCATAATCCCCGGCTGATCGTTTTCGATGAGCCGCTGTCCGGACTCGACGCGGTTTCTGCGCGACTCTTCAAAGACCTACTCGTCCTGCTAGCGCGAGAGGGAAAAGCGATTCTGTACATCTCGCATGTGTTGGAGGTGGTGGAGCAGGTCTGCGACCGCGTGATTGTGTTGGCTAAGGGCAAGATCGTCGCGGATGCTCCGCCACGAGAACTGACGCGGCTGATGGAGCTGCCGACACTCGAAAGTGTCTTTGCTCAACTTGTGCGACAGGCGGATACACAGCGCGTCGCTGGCCAAGTAGTTGAGGTCATGAAGGTGCTCCATGATTAA
- a CDS encoding PadR family transcriptional regulator, which produces MPRLSHSAALILKALSLGYCFGLDVMEVTGLPSGTVYPALRRLERDALVESRWEPEEEATAKQRPARRYYEVTPAGKTAALAATERYPLLAHLFTEKNA; this is translated from the coding sequence ATGCCTCGCCTCTCACACTCCGCCGCCCTCATCCTCAAGGCGCTCAGCCTCGGCTACTGCTTCGGTCTCGACGTGATGGAGGTCACCGGCCTGCCCAGCGGCACGGTCTATCCAGCATTGCGTCGGCTGGAGCGGGACGCGTTAGTGGAATCGCGATGGGAGCCCGAGGAGGAGGCGACTGCAAAGCAAAGACCAGCACGCAGATACTATGAGGTCACGCCGGCAGGCAAGACTGCAGCGCTTGCGGCAACGGAACGATATCCGCTTCTTGCTCATCTGTTCACGGAGAAGAATGCATGA